GCATAACATTGTCTATTCTTAACTATTTGGATCCGTGGCAGCCTCCAGTGCTACACCAGCTGCCCTGCTCCCTCTTAGTACAAAATATATTGAGACTCTTAAAGGTGCCTAAACACTTTCTCTATGTCATACGAGATTTAACATTTCTTTTGTGAGTTGCACACAAACATTTTCCAATTCTATGTTGTAGAGAACTACCCCGACCGGTCATATTATGGTGGCCCTACGCATGAGTGCGCGTACTGTGGAGCTGTTTTTTGGTTCCAAGAGCGTGTTAAGCGTACCTCCGCTGTGACACAGCGGAAAATTATTTACAACCTTTGCTGTAAAGGAGGGAAGATCAGGTTGGAAACTTACAAAAAACCGCCAGAACCTTTGTGTACCCTTTTGCAATTCGATGGTGATGCACAATCAAAGAGGTTCTTGCGCCAGATTCGATCATACAACTCCCTTTTTGCATTCACTTCACTAGGTGCGGCTGTCGATAGGACGATAAACAGTGGTAATGCACCTTATGTGTTCAAAATTAATGGAGTAGTTCATCATCGTATCGGTACACTATTGCCCCACCAAGGAACACGACCTAGATTTGCGCAGCTCTATATTTATGATACTGAAAACGAGATACAAAACAGACTTAATTTATTTGAAAGTGATGACAACACTCGTGTTCAGCCAGATCCTGATACAGCCCTTTTTTTGATGAATATGCTAAATGAAAATAACCAACTTGTCAAGGCGTTTCGATACGCTAGAGAACATATAGAAGAAGAACCTGGTAAAGAGGTTACACTTCGTTTGTTAGGGTGCAACACACGAGATGATGTTCGATACAATTTGCCGTCGAGTGGCGAGATTGCAGCTGTAATTATAGGCGATTATTCTGCTGCTGAATACACCTACGATGTTCTTGTGCATGATAAAAAATCTGGACTCAAACGTGTTTCATACCTACATCCATGTTATATGGCCTTGCAGTACCCATTATTATTTCCTTACGGTGAACATGGCTTTCATTTGGGCATTAAATATAATGAAGATGAGGGTGACGGGAAAAAACGTAGATATGTCACAATGCTTGAATTTGTTAGATACTATGTGCATTATAGGTTGAACGTCCCCAATCCATACACTTGCTATGGATGGCTAAGTGATCAGATAGATGTTGATGCGTACTCGACAATAGAAGGATCGAGATTGCAATTCATTGCAAACCACCAAAAGGAGCTACGGTGTGAGTCAGTGCAAGGAATAGCCGATGCTATTGATAAGGGTATGACTAGCGCTGATTCTGTTGGTAGTAGGATGATTGTGCCCCCTTCTTTTACTGGCGGTAGGAGGTACTATGTCATGAACTACCAAGATGCAATGGCCATCTGTAGAATATATGGTCCTCCCGACCTCTTTGTTACTTTCACTTGCAACCCCAAGTGGAAAGAAATATCAGATGCATTGCATTTTGAACCTGGACAACAACCATGTGACCGTTCTGAACTGGTTGTTCGGGTTTTCCATATGAAAGTTGAAGAATTCATAGTAGACATTCGAGAGGGGAAGACATTTGGTCCGGTCCGTGCTGGTATGATATTCTAATGTCATGCCTCATCCCTTTAGTCTACCTCCTATTCTATTTTGACTGATCCTTACTTTTGCCTACTTTATGTAGTTCTATATACCATTGAATTTCAAAAGCGTGGCCTCCCACATATACACTGCCTTGTGTGGCTAGCGACCAGCAATTCCGAGTTTAATGCCTCTGCTATTGACAATATAATTTGTGCTGAAATCCCCGATGTGAACGCAGATCCATTGGGATATGCTTTGGTCGATGAATTCATGATACATGGTCCCTGTGGTACTTACAATAAAAAATGCCCATGTATGAAAAATGACAAGTGCTCCAAAAATTTTCCTAAAACATTTCAAGACGAGACCATCATAGATAACTTTGGGTTTACGATATATAGAAGACGCGATGATGGGTCTGTTTTAAAAAACAGCATTAGATTGGATAACAGAAGCGTCGTTCCACACAACATGTCGCTACTGAAGAAATATAATGCGCATATTAATGTTGAATGGTGCAACAAAACGAACATGATTAAATACCTCTTCAAATATATTAACAAGGGGAGCGACCGAGCGAAGGTGTATTTTGAGATTACCGCGAAAACACCCAATGCATCTCCAGGGCCCCACCTGGCTCCTCCTAATGAAATCCAGGAATACATTGATGCGAGATACCTATCCACATGTGAGGCCGTATGGCGTATTCTTGAATTTGACATTCATTATAGGACCCCCTCCGTAGAGTGATTGACTGTGCATCTTCCTGGTATGAACTATGTACGATATGAGCCCAACGCTACCTTGACAGAAATACTCGAGAGCCCTGCAGCAAAAAGCACTATGTTAACGGCATGGTTTGATGCTAATTCAAAGCACAGCAGGGCAAGGCACCTGACCTATTGTGACTTTCCAAAAGAGTGGTCTTGGGACGCTTCACATAGGTGTTGGCGTCAGAAAACACCCGACACTAAAATTGGGCGGATATACTATGTGCATCCAACTGCTGGAGAGTTATATTACCTACGCATGTTGCTAATGATAGTGAAGGGAGCTACGAATTATGCTGATATAAGGACGTTTAACAACAAGGTGTACAATACATTTCGACAAGCATGTGAGGCACGTGGACTCCTTGAAGACGATAATGAATGGAACCTTTTATTTGACGAGTCAATAGTATATGCATCGTCACATCAGTTGAGACAATTGTTTGTCATGGTTGTGCTGCACTGCTCGGTTGGTAATGTGCGTGCCTTGTTTGACAAATATTGGCTCTATTTTTGTGATGATATACACCGTTCAGTTTGCCATGCCCTCGGAAACCCACATTACATTGTGCCTCATGAACAGCTTATGTCACTGCTCATAAACAAACTGACTGATATCTTTGCTTGTAGTGGCGGCAACATAAATGACTATGACTTGCCAAGGATAGTAACAACATGTACTGATGTGTATGATAATAGATTGATCAATGATGAACTAGATACAGGGCCTCTAATGTTATCTATGCAGGCTGTGTCGTTAGTATCCCAACTAAATCCTGATCAAAAACATGTGTTTGATACAATCATTGCACGAGTTTCGTGAAACTGTCCTGGGTTTTTCTTTGTTTGTGGTCATGGCGGTACTGGAAAACCTTTTTATGGAATGCTATCATCACACACCTTAGATCTGAAAAGAAAATTGTTCTTGCTGTTGCTTCATCAGGAGTTGCTTCTCTATTACTACCTAAAGGCCGCACCGCACATTCTAGATTCAAGATACCTTTTGACTTGAACGAGGCTGGAACATGTAGTATAAAACGAGGCACCATGTTAGCTGAGCTCATAAAAGTATCTGCACTAATAATATGGGATGAAGCACCCATGACACATCGACATTGCTTTGAGGCACTAGATAGAACCTTGCGAGATATACTTTCTGAAGAGAAACCCGCCAATGCTATTGTTCCATTTGGTGGCAAACCTGTTGTTCTTGGTGGTGATTTCCGCCAAATTTTACCTGTTGTTCGCAAAGGATCACGTTCTGCGATTGTTAATGCATCCATTACAAGCTCTAAGTTATGGCAGCACGTGTCTGTTCTAAAACTACATACAAACATGAGACTTCATAACCCCTCTCTAGATGCAACCCAACGTGCTGAAATTGGATCGTTTGGCAAGTGGATCTTATCTGTTGGTGATGGGACTATTGCTGCCGAGCAAAGGGGAGAGGAACGTGAGGCTTCATGGATTACAATTCCTGATGATCTGTTAGTGCACACCGACGGTGATAAGACTGCTGCCCTTGTGGCAGAGGTGTTTCCAGATTTTATTATGAATTACAAAAATCCTGAATATTTGGCCGCACGTGCTATTGTCTGTCCTAACAACCAAGACGCTGACGACATAAACGATTATATCGTCAGACTGGTCCCTGGAGACGATGTTCAGTATCTTAGCTGCGACACAATATCTAAATCAACTGAACATATACCTGATTTTGATGTCTTGTACCCAACCGAATTCCTAAATTCCATCAACACAAATAATTTCCCTATCCATAAACTTGTGCTGAAAAAAGGGGTCATTGTTATGTTACTCCGAAACCTTAATCAAACTATGGGCCTTTGCAATGGCACAAGACTACTTGTGACGCAACTTGGACAGCGTGTATTATGCTGCACAATACTCACTGGCTGCAGAGTTGGTGAAGAAGTTTTCATACCGAGGATCGCTCTAAACACTACAGATGTAAAGTGGCCATTTACACTGCAGCGAAGGCAGTTCCCTGTGCGAATATGCTATGCAATGACGATCAATAAAAGTCAGGGGCAGACCTTATCAACGGTTGGCCTTTGCCTGAAAAAACCAATTTTTACACATGGCCAACTTTATGTTGCTGTTTCAAGATCAACATCTAGAAGCGGCCTTAGGATCCTGATTGAAAATGACAATGGCTCATGTGGTTCGCAGACTCGAAATGTAGTTTACAGAGAAGTCCTGGATGCCGCTAATACGGCATCAGCTTAGACCTGTATACATAGAAAAAAAACAGAAAAAGCACTGTACGTATTTTAGCATGTAAATATGATTTTATCAGAGTTTGGTGATCTCTGTTGTTGGCTCCATTTCTTCCGTTTCTGCTGCTGAGCTTGGTGCTGCATGCAAAGTATTTTGATCCTAATATGTTAGTGTGTTTAACTAATCGCAATCCCACATTTGCTTCTTTCTGTCCTACTGTTTCTGCACCTAACAGCTCTGTTTCCATACCAACAGATGGGAGACATTTTGATTGGTGCCCTTATGGTTGGGGACTGCAGTGACTGCTTATGCGTACGTGCCTCTAGGATTTGGGAATTCAACGATCTTCAGGATGAAACAAAGCTGCTGCATACTGATCTGGTGTTGCTCGATGAAGAGGTACAGTTTATTTTTGTCTGCCTACTCTTGCCTACATGAAGAGATACTTGCGTATCTTTACTTGCATTATATATCCAGTAGCAACATCCATTGGACAGAGTAGTATAACAACACCAAAGTAAACTAGGGATATTTCCGAGGATAGAAGCTGTTGTGTTATCATCCGAAAAAAGTAAACTATGGATATACTGTGCATTGGTTTGTGATTGTCCAGCCAAATGAATATATTTGTTAGGCATCCCCGTAGAAAGTGATAAAACCAAGACAATTTAGCAAGCATCCTGAACTGCTACAACCAGATTATGATATATGGAAATGTCGCATAATAGCCACTTGGTGAAACAGCCTTAACTGTTCAGAAAGGGAGCCTTTTAGCAAAAAGAAGCTCATACTGCATAATATTTTTGCATGCTCTAAAGGAAAAAAAACCACCAGTACTTCCATCCGTGATTAGTCCAACCAAATGAGGCTCATAGGTTTTATAGCAACCCTGTGGAAAGGATCTGAAGTACAACATTGATATGCACTGCCAATAAACACTATGGACTTCATGATCCCCATAATTTCCCCTGTGAGATCCCAGTGCTCTAGctaaaaaagaaagacaagGCAGTAGCTGAACCACCATATGGATGAGTAAAGTAACTTTACTAATAGCCAACAAGTAGCTCAGTTGCAGACATTTGGTCAAATTTCTTAAGCAACATCACATACAGCACTATCATAATCACATGAACCATCGCATTTTGCACTATCACAAAGTCCTCACTTGATATTCATAGTAAGATTGAGGACCTTTTACAACACGTGTAGATTAAATTATATTTCCATTAGCTTTGAAAGTACAACATGATGGCCCATTGATGCTTGTAAAGTAATATACTTAAGACTCCAACAAATTAAGTCAGGAAATCCTTAGAGAATATCTTAACAATCATGTATAGAATACCAGCAGCTTATCATATTAGGTATCTGAACTTCCTAACCAAGATTCTCCCGACAAATATTTTGCAATCTGTTACAGTTCTATAATTGTTAAATCCTGATTGTTAAATCAGCCAATACCCTACCAAATTGGTGTTAAACCAAGCCATAGTGGCACACAAAAATTTTGACACCTGTTGCAGCTGATTTTAACAGCTTCCAGGAAAAAAATAGTTACAACTCAGGGGACAGTTTGTAAAGTCGTATTGAAATTATTTTACTAAACTAAGATTTCGGTATAGAGAAGGTCAATATGAACCATAACCGGCTAATAAGCAGTATGTTTTATATATATTACATGGTGCAATTTAGGGGACACGCCGAGTCAAAAttgatttattttgactctGTTGAACCATAACCTGCTATCAATTTTGACGCATTTTGATTCAAGGAACACCTGTTGCTCGATGAGAACAACGTGATCTGCACGTGAAAATTGATTTACATAGCCCATATTTTTTGCAGGATAGCTCTGTTGTTAGCAGGTATGTGTAAAGAAGTATAAGACAAAGCAGGCTTTATGGCCATGCATCTACCACATCATCACTATTTTAGCCTAATGGTCACAAACCTTATCCTCGTTTTGTTTTCTTATTTGTCAGAAACTTAGCATATATGAACATATTCTTGTACTAACTGATCTTACTGACTCGTTCTACAACATATGCTAACTCTGATTAATCTATACAGGGAAATAGCATTCATGCACAAATCTACCCGCCTCTCCCTGAAAAATTCAAACCTTTATTAAAGGAAGGAAGAGTTTACAATCATTCCTTTTTCCAAGTTAAAAAGGCGAACCGACTTTATAAACCAGTTCAAAACAATATTATGATCAGCTTCACAAGATGGACTACAGTGGATGAGGTTGTTGAGATTCCACCAGCTTTCCTAGAATTCACCTACTCCCTTACTCCCATAGAGAAGCTCCCATCAGTTTTGGATAACAAAGAGTACTTTACAGGTAAGATTCCATAGGCCAATACATTCTACATGTGTGCAGCTCAAAAACAAATAAAAAGCTTCTCATGCATTGCTGTTCTCCATATTAGATGTACTTGGCGCAGTCACAAAGATCTCGGATGCTTTGCCATTACGGCCAAGATCCCAGCAAGTTGATACCATGAAAAGAACTGTGACAGTATGTGATGAAAGGTTAGTTTTACATGCTTTATTCTATTTTGCATGGCAGTAAATTCTGCACCTATGTTTGTATAATATTGTGTGACTGCAATTTCACATGAGCAGTGGTGCTTCTCTGGACGTCACGCTTTGGGGTGAGCGAGCCACTTCATTCCCAGCTGAACAACTTCATAAGGATGGACAGCATTCACCACAAATTGTAATATTTGTTGGCACTCTTGTGAGGGGCTATGCTGGTGCTGGTATGTATATCTAACAACTGTATAGTGGCAAGTGTTGTACCACTATGCTTAAAACCGTTCCTTGCTGTTTCAGGAACCATCTCATTGTCTGGCGGCTCATCATGCAAGTGGTATATAAATCCTGATGTCCCTGAAGCAAAAAACCTTATTGCCAGGTCATGTACCCATCTAAGGCATTATTGATACTCACTAGCAGCATTTGTCTATATACTAACTAACAATTAACCTCTTTTCTTACCAGCATGAAAAGCGTGCACCAACCAGTTGCACTCGCTCCACAGGTAAAATACAGTGAGCCCAGAACTTCTATTGCAGAACACAAGAAAGTATCTGATATCAAGTATCTTCACCCCTTCAAGAACAAGGTCATTCCTCTGACACCACATTCGAAACGATAGACCTAGCTGGCTACATAAGGCTGCTTACTTTCCTTGTATATTTTACAGAAAGTAGAGTGGTTGGTTACAGTAAAGATAATGAAGATTGATAAGTCATGGTGGTATGAGTCGTGCAAGAAATGTTTCAGAACAACTAGGCCTCATGGCAACACCTACAAATGCTCTAATCCAACATGTAGCACCATTGGTGCGCCTACCCCAAGGTACAGATCATACTTGCTACACTACCATCCATTTTTTTCGTCTAGAGCTTATCTTCTTCACAAGCAAATTAGACGTATACAACTTTTGCTAATTGATTCTCTCACTGCAGGTACAAACTGGTCATCATTGCTGGGGACGAGACTGGTGACACTGAGTTTGTCATGTTTGGACGCATAGCGCAACGTATCATAAAAAAGACAGTCGATGCTCTCATTGCCAATAATCCGCCTGGATTTATCCCTGACGAGATCACTAGGCTATTGGAAAAGGTTTTCACGTTCAATGTTTGCTTCACAGATAATACAATTTCTTCTGGCAATGTCTCTTTCCAGGTCAATACCATTGTTGCGGAGATTGACGATAGTAATCCTGTTCCACTAACGCCGGTTGGGTCACAGTCATCGTCAGCTATGCTCTCACACCATGCAGGCAGCAGTGTAGAGTGCACACCAGAAAAGGGCTCTGACTTCACTTTACCTTCACCATCAGCCAGATCACAGGCTACTCATGCATCAAGCACCACACCTTCTAAGACCGTGATGCCTGACACTGAGCTACCAACTACACCACGGAGCAGCACAAAATCTGATAAGAATAAGGTAGAATAGTTCTCGCAGCCTGATGTGCAAACACATGTTTTACTTCAAGACTTACTCTTGTCAAAATCTCATGTACAAAATTACAGGCAGTGCAGGACAAGGACAACCGCCTTCCAAGTGAGGGCCCTGTTACGCAGTCACTGATTGTACCAACTTATTCAACGCCTGAAGCGCAGCAAAGCACAACTAAGAAAAGGTCAGCGCAACATTGTTTGATTCCTTTAGTTATTTCAGTTCATACCACATAATTTTGTGCATCACTAAGGGATAGAATAATGGTTCTAGAAACCGTGCATCACTCGAGAGAAAAACTGCAAGGAAGATTGTTTTGGATGATGGTGGCAAGAATGACAGTGGGGATGATTCTGCTGCTCCCCCTACTGGGCCTAGGTATCTCCCACTCTCTGCTTAATTGATATTGCATTGTGAATATGGCTAAAAAATGTACAATGTATGCAATCTGGCCTGGTATCCAATACATTAACAAGTTAATCACTAGAATGTGGATGCAGTTCCGACTTGGCCTAGTATTTGTTTGCCAGCTTACAGCCACGTACCTCTAATTTTGTGTGGCTCTCTCAGGATATAGGTATCTTTAAAATGTATGGCTCTTGCTTGCAATCAGGATTAACTTATAATTGTGTACCGTGAGGAATTTGTTTTGATGTGTGTGGTGTCGATCACAATGCAAAGGAACCAGCTTGGATTGCACAAGATTTATTTCATTGAATGCAGAATGTGCTGCCATGCCCACGCCATGGTAATAAATCCTCTTTAGGCTTAAAAACAATGGAAAAATAGCTTTCCTGACATCGCTAAAACTGCCTGTCTGAATGTGTGGCTACCTGCACACAACCTTTAAATTCAGAGTTTTTTGTTCTGTAGATTAGAATTACATCAGAACTGATACGATACAGTTTCAGGGAAGCAAGCAGTCTGAATCATGCTTGCCTGATCCACAGTCCACCCAACACACAATTCCAGGCATCATTTAGACTTAAAAACAATGGAAAAATAAATGACAGGCTGGTGCGTTACTCTGTTTACTTAAAGGACCATGAAGATGAGGTGGTATGTCGCCTGCCACTACAAGTTATAGGCCTGTTTGTTTCTGTGCCTGGTGGCAGTGCTTCCTGCAGAAATACGTTGCAGAAAAGTGGGGATTCTTGTGCCTTGCATTTTTGTCGGTTTGCGTTCAAAGTTTGATTATTTCTGGCGGTGCAGTGTGGAAACATGCAGCGCTCGGTAGCATTTTAGCTGTTCTGTTGCTGATGCTGCCAGTTGTGAATACAAATGGGGACTATATGGTCATCCTTGTCTAAATGTGTTTACATTTCAGTCATTTTACCTATTCATTTACTATACCACGTTTAACCCTTATAATATAACTAGCTGATTATTGCATTGTGCCTATTTATGCTTTGGAATTTAGGCTGTTCTTCTATATCTGGATCTTGGATAGTCTGTCCTATGCCTAAGTAATGTGATGACCTCTTTTCCTATATTACTTGAAAGTTTTGTTGAAACTACTATGGAAAAGAATAAAAGGAGTACATTAAATAAATGGAAATGTTTTGTGATGTGCATAACCTTTTAGTGGTCCTATATTTTCTAAGAGATTCTCTTTGGGTTTAGCTAAGTCCTAGATGAAAGTTTCCAGTTAATAATCTTCAAGTGACATGCATAACCTTTTAGCTGTTGCTTTATTGTCTCAGAGATTCTCACTGAGTTTAGCTAAGTCCTTGCTCTAATATTTTTTTTTGATATCCCTATTTGAAAGGCGTTTCTACATACTCATCAAGAATAGGCTTTTGAAAATGCTAGAAGTAAATCAACGTAATGAAAAATTAGTTTCAGTATGTTATTATGCTTTGCCCTTACTATCCTCTATTATTGATTGAATTATCCCTGATGGCCTCTTTTTTCTGTACAGCCCAGCCAAAGGTGACGCCTAACCGGAACAGGGATCGTCCTACTTTTGTGTCATGCTTTTATGTTCATATGGATAGACTGCAATGGATATTCATCTGGACTAGGAGTGGGATTAAGCGAAAGGCCGCCATCCTTTTGTGTTTGATCTGAAAGCAAGTAACACGTGTTCATCTGCTGCTACGAACACGCTGTCCAGCGCACTTGCTACTGTAACAATGCTTGTATTTTGAGAACATAACGTCTTATATGCGCCCATATAGGCCCTCTTTTGTTGGTAGTATCAAAAAACTAATTTACTGTGTTGGTGCTTGCTTTTCAGTCACTACTCTGAACAGCCTTACAGGTTGCAATGTAGTCTAAATATTGTTGTTGCCGCTTATGCACATGTAAATAGAAACTTATGATCGCCTTCTGATATTTCTTTAATCCATTTTCTTCATGCCTATTGGACTTGGTAGTCACTGTAAGGCATACGACTTCCATTAATACTGCTGTAATATTCTGCTGCCTGACTGATATGCTCTCTGAACTAATAATGTGCTGTTATTTGCTTTTTCTGGTCTTTTGGTGACCACCTTGAATTCTAATCATATCAACTCATGAAATGAAAACGGTCCTAAAGGATGCCATTTAGACAGAAATCATTCCCTGAGGCAATGGTGAAG
The sequence above is drawn from the Panicum hallii strain FIL2 chromosome 7, PHallii_v3.1, whole genome shotgun sequence genome and encodes:
- the LOC112900544 gene encoding replication protein A 70 kDa DNA-binding subunit B-like: MISFTRWTTVDEVVEIPPAFLEFTYSLTPIEKLPSVLDNKEYFTDVLGAVTKISDALPLRPRSQQVDTMKRTVTVCDESGASLDVTLWGERATSFPAEQLHKDGQHSPQIVIFVGTLVRGYAGTISLSGGSSCKWYINPDVPEAKNLIASMKSVHQPVALAPQVKYSEPRTSIAEHKKVSDIKYLHPFKNKKVEWLVTVKIMKIDKSWWYESCKKCFRTTRPHGNTYKCSNPTCSTIGAPTPRYKLVIIAGDETGDTEFVMFGRIAQHNTISSGNVSFQVNTIVAEIDDSNPVPLTPVGSQSSSAMLSHHAGSSVECTPEKGSDFTLPSPSARSQATHASSTTPSKTVMPDTELPTTPRSSTKSDKNKAVQDKDNRLPSEGPVTQSLIVPTYSTPEAQQSTTKKRNRASLERKTARKIVLDDGGKNDSGDDSAAPPTGPRYYKLSSMIGQRIFSIGMESATAETEAKAVVSFMVG